A single genomic interval of Arthrobacter methylotrophus harbors:
- the metG gene encoding methionine--tRNA ligase, which yields MTSPDKPPFYITTAITYPNGVPHIGHAYEYIATDAMARFKRLDGYDVMFLTGTDEHGMKIAQAAEKEGITPKELVDRNAEIYKAAHAALGISYDRFIRTTDADHYAASQAIWKKMEARGDIYLSKYEGWYSVRDEAYYTEDETVLKDDGVRYSLGTDTEVTWTAEESYFFRLSAYQDKLLALYEEQPEFGAPQYRFNEVISFVKQGLQDLSISRTTFDWGVPVPGNDKHVMYVWVDALTNYLTGVGYPDAGSEAFRKFWPADVHIIGKDISRFHAIFWPAFLMSAGLELPKRVMIHGFLTNNGVKMSKSLGNVVAPKDFVEQYGLDQVRFFFLREVPFGADGSYNHEAIVGRMNADLANNFGNLAQRSLSMVAKNCEGKVPVPGEFSAEDSALLAQAGGLLEVARAAFEKQEFSRALEAIWAVLGDTNAYFAEQAPWVLRKTDVERMNTVLYVTLEVVRIVAILAQPVMPTSAAKLLEVLGQPEGEARQFAAIATPIVAGTELPAPAPIFPRYEEPAES from the coding sequence GTGACGTCTCCAGATAAACCCCCGTTCTACATCACCACCGCCATCACGTACCCGAACGGCGTGCCGCACATCGGGCATGCGTACGAGTACATCGCCACCGACGCGATGGCCCGCTTCAAGCGACTCGACGGCTACGACGTGATGTTCCTGACCGGCACGGACGAACACGGCATGAAGATTGCCCAGGCGGCGGAGAAGGAAGGGATCACTCCCAAGGAGCTCGTGGATCGGAATGCCGAAATCTACAAGGCCGCCCACGCTGCCCTGGGCATTTCGTACGACCGATTCATCCGCACCACCGACGCAGATCACTATGCTGCCTCCCAAGCCATCTGGAAGAAGATGGAAGCCAGGGGCGACATCTACCTCTCCAAGTACGAGGGCTGGTACTCGGTCCGCGACGAGGCCTACTACACCGAGGACGAAACGGTCCTGAAGGACGACGGCGTCCGCTACTCCCTCGGTACGGACACCGAAGTGACGTGGACCGCGGAGGAGAGCTACTTTTTCCGCTTGTCCGCTTACCAGGACAAGTTGCTGGCTCTATACGAGGAGCAGCCGGAATTCGGCGCCCCGCAATACCGCTTCAACGAGGTCATCAGCTTCGTCAAACAAGGTCTGCAGGACTTGTCCATCAGCCGGACGACTTTCGACTGGGGTGTCCCGGTACCAGGGAACGACAAGCACGTCATGTACGTGTGGGTTGATGCCCTGACCAATTACCTGACCGGGGTCGGTTACCCGGATGCCGGATCGGAGGCGTTCCGTAAGTTCTGGCCGGCAGACGTCCACATCATTGGCAAGGACATCTCCCGATTCCACGCGATCTTCTGGCCTGCCTTCCTGATGAGCGCAGGCCTGGAATTGCCCAAGCGGGTCATGATCCACGGCTTCCTGACGAACAATGGCGTCAAGATGTCCAAGTCCCTCGGCAACGTGGTTGCCCCCAAGGATTTCGTGGAGCAGTACGGGCTGGACCAGGTTCGATTCTTCTTCCTCCGCGAAGTGCCCTTCGGTGCGGACGGAAGCTACAACCATGAGGCCATCGTGGGCCGCATGAACGCCGATCTGGCCAACAACTTCGGCAACCTCGCGCAGCGTTCGCTGTCGATGGTGGCCAAGAATTGCGAAGGCAAGGTTCCGGTACCCGGCGAATTTTCGGCCGAGGACTCCGCACTGCTGGCACAAGCCGGTGGATTGCTGGAGGTGGCCCGCGCCGCGTTCGAGAAGCAGGAATTCAGTCGCGCCCTCGAGGCCATCTGGGCCGTGCTGGGTGACACCAATGCGTACTTCGCCGAGCAGGCACCGTGGGTACTGCGCAAGACCGACGTCGAGCGCATGAACACGGTTCTGTACGTCACGCTGGAGGTTGTCCGTATTGTGGCGATTCTCGCCCAGCCGGTCATGCCGACGTCGGCGGCCAAGTTGCTCGAGGTGCTGGGACAGCCGGAAGGCGAGGCCCGCCAGTTCGCGGCTATCGCCACTCCGATCGTCGCCGGTACCGAACTCCCGGCCCCGGCTCCGATCTTCCCGCGTTACGAGGAGCCCGCCGAGTCCTAG
- a CDS encoding ABC transporter ATP-binding protein, translating into MTDNLHPDLTATTESTDESFQTRANTIVKAADHATPLQLSNITIRYGGDKGGAEPVSVVEDFNLTLHAGEMHCVAGRSGSGKTSILTVGAGLTLPTSGRVLWEGDSLEKMGDDEIADRRRALIGYVDQGGALIDGMSALENVLLPAVPDGEVEQRTEMAKDLLDLVGLGRRMRHRPAQLSGGERQRVAIARALILGTRVLVVDEPTASLDRTSANRIISILKDTTNDGIAVLVASHDHELVRLSDTLTELN; encoded by the coding sequence ATGACTGACAATCTCCATCCCGATCTGACCGCGACCACGGAATCCACCGACGAGTCGTTCCAGACCCGCGCCAACACGATCGTCAAGGCTGCGGACCACGCCACGCCGTTGCAGCTGAGTAATATCACCATCCGCTATGGCGGGGACAAGGGCGGTGCCGAGCCGGTCAGCGTCGTCGAGGACTTCAACCTCACGCTGCACGCCGGTGAGATGCACTGCGTCGCCGGGCGCAGCGGATCCGGCAAGACCAGCATCCTGACAGTGGGCGCGGGACTCACGCTTCCGACGTCGGGCCGGGTCCTTTGGGAAGGCGACTCCCTGGAGAAGATGGGCGACGACGAAATCGCCGACCGCCGCCGTGCACTGATCGGGTATGTGGACCAGGGCGGCGCCTTGATCGACGGCATGAGCGCGTTGGAGAACGTGCTGTTGCCGGCCGTCCCCGACGGCGAAGTGGAACAACGTACCGAAATGGCCAAGGACTTGCTGGACTTGGTGGGGCTGGGCCGGCGCATGCGCCACCGTCCGGCGCAGCTTTCCGGCGGTGAACGCCAGCGGGTCGCCATCGCCCGGGCCCTGATCCTCGGCACCCGGGTCCTCGTGGTCGACGAGCCCACTGCCAGCTTGGACCGTACTTCGGCCAACCGCATTATCAGCATCCTGAAAGACACCACTAACGACGGAATTGCCGTGCTGGTGGCTTCCCACGACCACGAGCTTGTGAGGCTCAGCGATACGCTGACTGAATTGAACTAG
- a CDS encoding ABC transporter permease, with protein MNAVQRFIRSRVLLLTAAILIVAMCLSVFIQSQSQAALNRTVDENSRGLYDILVQAKSANSKDGGALIQPDIANGQGGISFQQLENIRGLNGTSVAAPISLVSRVTQNLETPRLDAMDYLGYNAGLAGGATAGDPTGTDATKWPAPESVLSAQPKKYRLTATAVSSDGVSQQTLFQTSAEGTLGKAQVVEQQTAGGKSIRIAGPAGETGIKFPAPAGGSEHNLFNLSVALPMAPQVTESVVAVDPTAERALLGSAGDFLAPLQKAPPADTRNAGAIGRYFEQLFAKSPTQQELEQGPDFLGVKLKYWAPLMTQYQQAKRSGQITDASQAIPLIVRQGTSLDLKYSVKIQEIDDSGKVVNDVGTVSRSLDKDYLPFVSKSPFALEWPGSTDHSQLLGNTGNFGQGLYQPAQWSTDFAAAPKYQAGETSANGAVGKSATPGDWVTVNKLPEKSAFGAIVDQTQRKPVDERSYRENLSTGSKPATPLPMVYGTFDPAAIQKTAGDVNKLPLGGYDPAPMTLEKDAAGNATAANTLKPSLSATGLVSQSAGAITDYYGLAAARGYDSNANVIDAVRVRASAPGNWKQTQPEVDKLAAQIRDMGLEATVVAGSAREDANIFVPGYSKDDAGKESPLGTVAQSWVRQDAADAVSGSLTSTNITLLFLTLCGATLLTGASTVSYIRQRRSEAGILRAMGWTQKRVRRWVLEEFGIGAGILAVAGIALSLLSWNLATVIVSASVLLIYFAAAFFAAQQLRHRDVVDQEPQHDERLIAVDSPLTFAYRQLVTNRFNSVALAVAVGVFGAAVGALIALLIDIPRAAGASALSGLASATVALPSLILGVCGVLVGLVLTLVTGRFELRAKREQLGTLKAMGWNPDMLGQVRFFENALVGSAALVLGVLGALGLGLLLAPYAALWAALAGLLAVLCWIPIATKVVK; from the coding sequence ATGAACGCCGTCCAGAGGTTCATCAGAAGCCGCGTGCTGCTGCTGACCGCGGCCATTTTGATCGTCGCCATGTGCTTGTCCGTTTTCATTCAGAGCCAGTCGCAGGCCGCGTTGAACCGGACGGTGGACGAGAACTCACGGGGCCTGTACGACATCCTGGTCCAGGCCAAATCCGCGAATTCCAAAGACGGCGGGGCACTCATCCAGCCGGACATCGCCAACGGCCAGGGCGGCATCAGCTTCCAGCAACTCGAGAATATCCGCGGGCTGAACGGCACGTCCGTTGCGGCGCCCATCAGCCTTGTGTCCAGGGTGACGCAAAACCTGGAGACGCCGCGGCTTGATGCTATGGATTACCTCGGCTACAACGCCGGCCTGGCTGGGGGTGCCACCGCAGGGGACCCCACTGGAACTGACGCCACGAAGTGGCCCGCTCCGGAATCCGTGCTTTCCGCGCAGCCCAAGAAGTACCGTTTGACGGCCACTGCCGTGAGCTCCGACGGAGTGTCCCAGCAAACCCTGTTCCAGACCAGCGCTGAAGGCACGCTGGGCAAGGCGCAGGTCGTAGAGCAGCAGACTGCCGGGGGCAAGAGCATCCGCATTGCCGGCCCGGCAGGTGAGACCGGCATTAAGTTCCCCGCACCCGCCGGCGGCTCGGAGCACAATCTCTTCAACCTTTCCGTGGCCCTGCCGATGGCCCCCCAGGTTACGGAATCCGTCGTCGCCGTCGACCCCACGGCTGAACGCGCGCTCCTGGGCTCAGCCGGAGACTTCCTGGCGCCGTTGCAAAAGGCGCCGCCTGCCGACACCCGCAACGCGGGGGCGATCGGCCGCTACTTCGAACAGCTTTTCGCCAAGAGCCCCACGCAGCAGGAGCTCGAGCAGGGCCCGGACTTCCTTGGCGTCAAGCTCAAATACTGGGCTCCCCTCATGACCCAGTACCAGCAGGCCAAGCGCTCCGGCCAGATCACGGACGCCTCGCAGGCCATCCCCTTGATCGTGCGGCAGGGTACCTCGCTGGACCTGAAATACTCGGTCAAGATCCAAGAAATCGATGATTCGGGCAAGGTCGTCAACGACGTCGGCACTGTCTCGCGTTCCTTGGACAAGGACTACCTGCCCTTCGTGTCAAAGTCGCCGTTCGCCCTGGAGTGGCCCGGATCCACGGACCACAGCCAGTTGCTTGGCAACACGGGCAACTTCGGCCAGGGCCTGTACCAGCCGGCCCAGTGGAGCACGGACTTCGCTGCCGCGCCCAAGTACCAAGCCGGCGAAACTTCTGCGAATGGTGCCGTCGGCAAGTCGGCCACGCCGGGGGATTGGGTGACCGTCAATAAGCTGCCCGAGAAGTCGGCCTTCGGGGCGATCGTTGACCAGACCCAGCGCAAGCCTGTCGACGAGCGTTCGTACCGTGAGAACCTTTCCACGGGATCCAAGCCTGCTACGCCGTTGCCGATGGTCTATGGGACGTTTGATCCGGCCGCGATCCAAAAAACGGCCGGGGATGTCAACAAGCTGCCGTTGGGCGGTTACGACCCCGCCCCGATGACGCTTGAGAAGGACGCCGCAGGCAACGCCACCGCAGCCAACACTCTCAAGCCCTCGCTGAGCGCCACGGGTTTGGTGAGCCAGTCTGCAGGTGCCATTACGGACTACTATGGTCTAGCCGCAGCGCGCGGTTATGATTCCAACGCCAATGTGATCGATGCCGTGCGGGTCCGGGCCAGTGCGCCCGGCAACTGGAAGCAGACCCAGCCGGAGGTCGACAAACTCGCCGCCCAGATCCGCGACATGGGACTCGAAGCCACTGTCGTGGCCGGGTCCGCGCGCGAAGACGCCAACATCTTCGTTCCCGGATACTCCAAGGACGACGCTGGCAAGGAGTCCCCGCTGGGGACCGTCGCGCAGTCGTGGGTCCGTCAGGATGCGGCCGATGCAGTCTCCGGCTCCCTGACGAGCACCAACATCACCCTCCTCTTCCTGACCCTGTGCGGGGCCACGCTCCTCACAGGAGCTTCCACGGTCAGCTATATTCGTCAGCGACGCAGTGAAGCCGGGATCCTGCGGGCCATGGGGTGGACCCAAAAGAGGGTTCGGCGCTGGGTGCTTGAAGAATTCGGCATCGGTGCCGGAATCCTTGCCGTGGCAGGCATTGCGCTGAGTCTTTTGAGCTGGAACCTTGCCACGGTGATTGTTTCGGCGTCCGTGTTGCTCATCTACTTCGCTGCCGCCTTCTTCGCCGCCCAGCAATTGCGGCACCGCGACGTCGTGGACCAGGAACCGCAACACGACGAACGACTCATTGCCGTGGATTCGCCGCTCACGTTCGCGTACCGCCAGCTGGTCACCAACCGCTTCAACTCGGTGGCGCTGGCCGTGGCAGTTGGCGTCTTCGGAGCGGCCGTTGGTGCCCTGATCGCGTTGCTCATCGACATTCCACGGGCGGCAGGAGCCAGTGCCCTCAGTGGCCTGGCCTCGGCCACCGTTGCACTGCCAAGCCTCATCTTGGGAGTCTGCGGGGTGCTGGTGGGCCTGGTGCTGACCTTGGTCACAGGACGGTTCGAACTCAGGGCCAAGCGCGAACAGCTCGGCACGCTCAAGGCCATGGGCTGGAACCCGGACATGCTAGGCCAGGTCCGCTTCTTCGAAAATGCGTTGGTCGGGAGTGCGGCCCTGGTCCTGGGCGTCCTGGGAGCGCTGGGCCTTGGCTTGCTGCTCGCACCCTATGCCGCACTCTGGGCTGCCTTGGCCGGATTGTTGGCTGTACTTTGCTGGATTCCCATTGCAACGAAAGTGGTCAAATGA
- a CDS encoding response regulator transcription factor — MPTEHLPIRVALVDDQQLVRSGFGMLINSQTDLQVVAEAGNGIEAVQALSATSADVVLMDVRMPGMDGIEATRRILEHAAAQPDGSRRRDIKIVVLTTFDLDEYALAAIQAGASGFLLKDAPPEELLEAIRTVHRGDAVIAPSTTRRLLDHVAPMLCAQTPEQEAHASAVERLTAREREVFELIAQGHSNPEIAACLFLSEATVKTHVGRILAKLGARDRVQIVVIAYETGVVSPGN, encoded by the coding sequence ATGCCGACAGAGCACCTTCCCATCCGAGTGGCACTTGTTGACGATCAACAATTGGTGCGCTCCGGTTTCGGAATGCTCATCAATTCGCAGACGGATCTGCAAGTGGTTGCCGAAGCAGGCAACGGTATTGAAGCCGTCCAGGCCCTCTCAGCCACGAGCGCCGACGTCGTCCTCATGGACGTGCGCATGCCGGGAATGGACGGCATCGAAGCCACGCGCCGGATTCTGGAGCATGCGGCGGCCCAGCCCGACGGATCCCGGCGCCGAGATATCAAGATCGTGGTCTTGACCACCTTCGATCTCGACGAATACGCCTTGGCCGCCATCCAGGCAGGGGCCAGCGGCTTCCTGCTCAAGGACGCGCCGCCGGAGGAACTCCTGGAGGCCATCCGCACCGTACACCGCGGTGACGCCGTCATTGCTCCTTCCACGACACGCAGGCTCCTGGACCACGTTGCGCCGATGTTATGCGCCCAGACACCGGAGCAGGAAGCGCATGCGTCTGCGGTCGAACGCCTCACCGCCCGCGAGCGCGAAGTGTTCGAGCTCATCGCGCAGGGTCACTCGAACCCCGAGATCGCTGCGTGCCTCTTCCTGTCCGAGGCCACCGTGAAGACCCACGTCGGCCGTATCCTCGCCAAGCTTGGCGCGCGGGACCGGGTGCAAATCGTGGTGATCGCGTACGAGACCGGGGTGGTCTCACCCGGGAATTGA
- the serA gene encoding phosphoglycerate dehydrogenase → MTSTKPVVLLAEELSPATIEALGPDFEIRQTDGADRSQLLSAIVDVDAILVRSATQVDAEAIAAAKNLKIIARAGVGLDNVDIKAATQAGVMVVNAPTSNIVSAAELTVGHILSLARHIPQASSALKGGEWKRSKYTGIELFEKKIGIIGLGRIGALVAARLQGFETEILAYDPYITSARAAQLGVKLVTLDELLERSDFITIHMPKTPETVGMLGADAFKKMKETAYVVNVARGGLIDEEALHEALEDGQIAGAGIDVFVKEPSTDLPFFGMDNVIVTPHLGASTDEAQEKAGVSVAKSVRLALAGELVPDAVNVAGGVIASDVRPGIPLIEKLGRIFTALTHASLTQIDVEVAGEIASLDVKVLELAALKGVFADVVTEQVSYVNAPVIAEQRGINTRLITTSEAEDYRNVLTIRGALSDGSQISVAGTLTGPKQVQKLVGVNGYDVEIPISEHLVVVSYADRPGVIGTIGHILGMNNINIGGMQVARQSEGGQVLALLTIDSSVPQQVLEAIKAGIGADMVREVDLED, encoded by the coding sequence GTGACAAGCACCAAGCCAGTAGTACTCCTCGCTGAGGAACTTTCCCCCGCCACGATCGAGGCCCTTGGTCCGGACTTCGAGATCCGCCAGACCGACGGCGCGGACCGCTCCCAGCTGCTCTCCGCAATCGTCGACGTCGACGCCATCCTCGTGCGCTCCGCCACCCAGGTGGACGCCGAGGCCATTGCCGCAGCCAAGAACCTTAAGATCATCGCGCGTGCCGGCGTCGGCCTGGACAACGTGGACATCAAGGCCGCCACCCAGGCTGGAGTCATGGTGGTCAACGCTCCAACGTCGAACATCGTGTCCGCGGCCGAACTCACGGTAGGGCACATCCTCAGCCTTGCACGCCACATCCCGCAGGCCAGTTCCGCCCTCAAGGGCGGCGAGTGGAAGCGGTCCAAGTACACGGGTATCGAACTCTTCGAAAAGAAGATCGGCATCATCGGCCTGGGACGCATCGGCGCCCTTGTGGCCGCACGCCTGCAGGGCTTCGAGACGGAGATCCTCGCGTACGACCCTTACATCACCTCCGCACGTGCGGCGCAGCTCGGCGTCAAGCTTGTCACCCTCGATGAGCTGCTGGAGAGGTCGGACTTCATTACGATCCACATGCCCAAGACCCCGGAAACCGTCGGGATGCTGGGCGCGGATGCCTTCAAGAAGATGAAGGAGACGGCCTACGTGGTCAATGTTGCCCGTGGTGGCCTGATCGACGAGGAAGCGCTTCACGAGGCCCTGGAAGACGGTCAGATCGCCGGAGCCGGCATCGATGTCTTCGTCAAGGAGCCGAGCACCGACCTCCCGTTCTTCGGCATGGACAACGTCATCGTGACGCCCCACCTGGGCGCGTCCACGGATGAGGCCCAGGAAAAGGCCGGCGTCTCCGTGGCGAAGTCCGTGCGACTCGCCCTCGCCGGTGAACTCGTGCCGGATGCAGTCAACGTTGCCGGTGGCGTGATCGCTTCCGACGTGCGTCCCGGAATCCCGCTGATCGAGAAGCTCGGGCGGATCTTCACGGCCCTGACCCATGCATCCCTGACGCAGATCGACGTCGAGGTCGCGGGCGAAATCGCCAGCCTCGATGTGAAGGTCCTTGAGCTTGCCGCGCTCAAGGGTGTGTTTGCCGACGTCGTGACCGAGCAGGTCTCCTATGTCAACGCACCCGTCATCGCCGAGCAGCGCGGCATCAACACCCGACTGATCACGACGTCGGAAGCCGAGGACTACCGCAACGTCCTGACCATCCGCGGGGCGCTCAGCGACGGCTCCCAGATTTCCGTCGCCGGCACCCTCACCGGCCCCAAGCAGGTCCAGAAGCTGGTCGGCGTCAATGGCTACGACGTCGAGATCCCGATCAGCGAGCACCTGGTGGTTGTTTCCTACGCGGACCGTCCTGGTGTCATCGGCACCATCGGCCACATCCTGGGCATGAACAACATCAATATCGGTGGCATGCAGGTGGCCCGCCAGAGCGAAGGCGGGCAGGTCCTTGCGCTGCTGACGATCGATAGCTCGGTGCCGCAGCAGGTCCTTGAAGCAATCAAGGCCGGTATCGGCGCGGACATGGTTCGCGAAGTGGACCTGGAGGACTAG
- a CDS encoding ABC transporter ATP-binding protein: MTTFALPPRNSGPEAFPAAPAVEAFNLSKGYGQADTRITALDNVSVSFQAGHFTAIMGPSGSGKSTLMHCLAGLDTADSGRIVLGGTDITALHDRQLTVLRRERIGFVFQAFNLVPTLSAQQNIELPLALAGTTADAKWFDYVVGTLGLKDRLTHRPHELSGGQQQRVAVARALLTRPDVVFGDEPTGNLDSRTGGEVLALLRRSSKELGQTIIMVTHDPVAASYADRVVLMSDGGLVGELPNPTAESVLVALGKLGA, from the coding sequence ATGACAACTTTCGCGCTGCCCCCCCGAAACTCCGGCCCCGAGGCGTTCCCCGCGGCCCCCGCCGTCGAAGCCTTCAACCTCTCGAAAGGCTATGGCCAGGCAGATACCCGAATCACGGCCCTGGACAATGTCAGCGTCAGCTTCCAAGCGGGACACTTCACCGCGATCATGGGACCCTCCGGTTCAGGCAAATCCACGCTCATGCACTGCCTCGCCGGACTGGACACCGCGGATTCCGGCAGGATCGTGCTGGGCGGTACCGACATCACGGCGCTCCACGACCGGCAGCTGACCGTTTTGCGCCGCGAACGCATCGGCTTCGTGTTTCAAGCCTTCAACCTGGTTCCGACGCTCAGCGCCCAACAGAACATAGAACTGCCACTGGCACTTGCAGGAACCACTGCAGACGCGAAGTGGTTCGACTACGTTGTGGGCACCCTCGGACTGAAGGACCGGCTCACGCACCGCCCGCATGAGCTGTCCGGCGGGCAGCAACAAAGGGTCGCCGTGGCACGCGCCTTGCTGACCCGTCCCGACGTCGTCTTCGGCGATGAGCCGACAGGCAATCTGGACTCAAGAACCGGTGGTGAAGTCCTGGCACTCCTACGCCGCAGCAGCAAAGAACTGGGCCAGACCATCATCATGGTGACGCACGACCCCGTAGCAGCAAGCTATGCGGACCGGGTAGTGCTGATGAGCGACGGCGGACTGGTGGGCGAGCTCCCCAATCCCACCGCAGAGTCCGTGCTTGTTGCCCTTGGCAAGCTGGGGGCCTGA
- a CDS encoding ABC transporter permease has protein sequence MLRVALSHLSTHFSRFVAIGLAVMLSVAFLSSTLMVGASTQATLAASLGEAYSKADLIVNAGPSGSLRQEAVDAAASAPAVKDSYAERSATVMFTAAGEGQYGKIRSLAPAIMEPSVLSSGAYPTSANEAAVDVKTANRFGLHAGSLLELQGPDTGQAGGAPSSAAQSGAKPRTAVKITGLIQPSNDPFSAGSPQLVATPGTVVALGDTGAGYSRLQLTLKPGQDTAEAKDYIGRRLDAAGVEGATVQTVQEKVTASVAQMTGGQDLLTTALLAFAGVAILVATLVVANTFSVLIAQRTRELGLLRCLGAGKAQIRSSVLLEALLLGFASSVLGVLAGTGLMAALIAWARTTPDKAFATLAVPPSAIIAGLVAGTVLTVVAAMVPAKAATAVAPLVALRPAGDATVNNRRGRLRLWFGLAALAVGAPSLVLGAMANMLPLAMLAGTLSFLGVLLCASLFVPPLVAVAGRLAAPAGVPGNLAAVNAVRNPGRTSATAAALLIGVTLVTLMMTGAATARQAFNTLLAENYPVDMTVNLGGGGSSGGSSAPAPGKSNDPGAAVEKVKAISGVEAAVLLRPVGSIPGTGSPTDARTVYAISSDDAARILRDKELRPAPGSVYLPAGSKTGKTTISTQGGTLTLDSVVLRSMHIEPLVDSADGAKLPAGEIPAGNSTVWLKLGDNLDADQLQGIRKHVAAAFGVPDAHVSGAALERVTFNSIIDVMLLVVTGLLGVAVVIALIGVANTLSLSVLERTRENSLLRALGLTKGQLRGMLAIEAVLVAGVAAVMGTSLGVVYGWLGAKAALGPMGEVVPVVPWLQLLGVFAVAVVAGLLASVLPARRAARLSPVQGLATA, from the coding sequence ATGCTTCGCGTTGCCCTGTCCCACTTGTCCACACATTTCAGCCGGTTCGTCGCGATCGGACTGGCCGTGATGCTGTCCGTTGCTTTCCTGTCCTCCACCCTCATGGTCGGAGCCAGCACGCAGGCGACGCTCGCCGCGAGCCTTGGCGAGGCGTATAGCAAAGCCGATCTCATCGTGAATGCAGGGCCATCCGGTTCCCTGCGGCAGGAGGCTGTTGATGCCGCCGCGTCGGCCCCGGCGGTCAAGGACAGCTATGCCGAGCGCTCCGCGACCGTCATGTTCACCGCTGCAGGTGAGGGGCAATACGGCAAGATCCGAAGCCTTGCTCCGGCTATTATGGAACCGTCTGTCTTGTCCAGCGGCGCCTACCCCACTTCGGCAAACGAAGCCGCCGTGGACGTTAAGACTGCTAATCGATTTGGCCTCCATGCAGGCAGCCTCCTGGAGCTCCAGGGCCCTGACACCGGTCAGGCCGGCGGCGCGCCGTCCAGCGCGGCGCAGTCCGGGGCTAAGCCACGGACCGCGGTCAAGATCACCGGCCTGATCCAGCCCAGCAACGATCCCTTTTCAGCAGGCTCTCCGCAGTTGGTGGCGACTCCCGGCACGGTGGTTGCCCTGGGCGACACGGGCGCGGGCTACTCCAGGCTCCAGCTCACACTCAAGCCGGGCCAGGACACAGCGGAGGCCAAGGACTACATCGGCCGACGCCTGGATGCGGCCGGCGTCGAGGGCGCTACTGTGCAGACCGTGCAGGAAAAGGTGACTGCCAGCGTGGCGCAAATGACCGGAGGCCAAGACCTGCTCACGACGGCACTACTGGCTTTCGCAGGTGTGGCAATCCTCGTCGCCACCCTGGTGGTCGCCAATACCTTCTCGGTCCTCATTGCCCAGCGCACCCGGGAACTGGGGTTACTGCGCTGCCTTGGAGCCGGAAAGGCCCAGATCCGTTCATCCGTGCTGCTTGAGGCACTCCTGCTCGGATTCGCATCCTCCGTGCTGGGCGTGCTCGCCGGTACCGGGCTCATGGCCGCCCTCATCGCTTGGGCACGGACCACCCCGGACAAGGCCTTCGCCACCCTGGCTGTCCCGCCGTCGGCAATCATCGCCGGGCTGGTGGCCGGAACCGTCCTGACTGTCGTCGCGGCGATGGTCCCTGCCAAAGCCGCGACCGCCGTCGCGCCCTTGGTCGCGTTGCGGCCCGCCGGGGACGCAACCGTCAATAACAGGCGGGGCCGGCTGCGGTTGTGGTTCGGTTTGGCCGCACTGGCCGTTGGGGCGCCAAGCCTGGTCCTGGGCGCGATGGCCAACATGCTCCCTCTCGCGATGTTGGCTGGAACACTGTCATTCCTCGGCGTGCTGCTGTGCGCCAGCCTGTTCGTCCCGCCCTTGGTGGCAGTGGCCGGACGGCTCGCTGCGCCCGCCGGCGTTCCGGGAAATCTCGCGGCCGTCAACGCAGTCCGCAACCCGGGGCGGACCTCGGCCACAGCTGCCGCCCTCCTGATCGGCGTCACGCTCGTGACCCTCATGATGACGGGGGCAGCGACGGCCCGCCAGGCCTTCAACACGTTACTCGCCGAGAACTACCCTGTGGACATGACAGTGAACCTGGGCGGTGGCGGGTCGAGCGGTGGCAGTTCAGCGCCAGCGCCCGGCAAATCAAACGACCCTGGGGCCGCGGTCGAAAAGGTCAAAGCGATCAGCGGCGTCGAGGCTGCCGTGCTGTTGCGTCCTGTGGGAAGTATCCCCGGGACCGGAAGCCCAACGGATGCCCGGACCGTCTACGCCATCTCCTCCGATGACGCTGCACGGATTCTGCGTGACAAGGAACTGCGACCCGCGCCGGGTTCTGTGTACCTCCCGGCTGGATCGAAGACAGGAAAGACGACGATTTCCACCCAGGGCGGCACGCTCACCCTTGACTCGGTCGTGCTGCGGAGCATGCACATCGAGCCCTTGGTGGACAGCGCAGATGGGGCAAAGCTGCCAGCTGGTGAAATTCCGGCGGGGAACAGCACGGTGTGGCTCAAGCTGGGCGACAATCTGGACGCGGACCAGTTACAGGGCATCCGAAAGCACGTTGCGGCGGCATTCGGCGTGCCGGACGCACATGTGAGCGGAGCTGCCCTGGAACGCGTGACGTTCAACAGCATCATCGACGTCATGCTGCTGGTGGTCACTGGACTGCTGGGAGTCGCGGTCGTCATCGCTCTGATCGGTGTCGCCAACACGCTGTCCCTCTCCGTTTTGGAAAGGACCCGTGAGAACTCACTCCTCCGGGCACTCGGCCTGACCAAGGGGCAACTGCGCGGCATGCTGGCGATCGAGGCGGTCCTGGTGGCAGGCGTCGCAGCTGTGATGGGCACATCGCTCGGGGTGGTTTACGGATGGCTGGGCGCCAAAGCTGCCCTCGGCCCCATGGGGGAGGTGGTTCCGGTAGTGCCGTGGCTGCAGTTGCTGGGCGTATTCGCCGTGGCAGTGGTGGCAGGGCTCCTCGCCTCCGTGCTGCCGGCCCGGCGCGCCGCAAGGCTGTCGCCTGTGCAAGGCTTGGCAACGGCGTAG